A single window of Legionellales bacterium DNA harbors:
- a CDS encoding MFS transporter: MIAGFTAGSQSIAQASIVDISSHEHKARNLGIMLFVIALGFIVGPLAGGLLSDHHLSTYFNYETPFYFAAFISLLNALLLQFIYKETFLPVKTIKLKLHHAIYIFISAFTHEKVRELSLVLLIFIFGWAGFYSFISMFLLKIYQYNAMTIGCYMGLLGAGFGIGTGILVDPCVKYFKLKTCVVGGSALTALFTLLIITAPSPIFIWLYVAPTGAAAALAYSTLLTLFSNQVDETAQGWVMGITGAIMAFAFGLNGAVVGMLANINIYLPMVITTIGLLFSALLMKFLA, from the coding sequence TTGATTGCAGGTTTCACCGCAGGCAGTCAGTCTATCGCTCAAGCCAGCATTGTGGATATTAGCAGCCATGAACACAAAGCACGAAATTTAGGAATAATGTTATTCGTGATTGCACTGGGATTTATTGTGGGGCCTTTAGCAGGCGGTCTTTTATCTGATCACCATCTTTCAACGTACTTTAATTACGAAACACCCTTTTATTTCGCAGCGTTCATTTCACTGCTTAATGCCTTATTATTACAATTCATTTATAAAGAAACGTTTTTACCCGTAAAAACCATAAAATTAAAACTGCATCACGCTATTTATATTTTTATTTCCGCCTTTACGCACGAAAAAGTCCGTGAACTTTCCCTGGTCTTATTAATTTTTATCTTTGGTTGGGCAGGATTTTATTCATTTATTTCGATGTTTTTACTAAAAATATACCAATATAATGCTATGACCATTGGTTGTTATATGGGTTTATTAGGCGCTGGATTTGGAATTGGTACGGGAATTTTAGTCGATCCTTGCGTGAAATATTTTAAATTAAAAACGTGTGTGGTGGGAGGTTCTGCGCTTACTGCTTTATTTACCCTACTCATCATTACCGCACCCTCCCCCATTTTTATTTGGCTTTATGTCGCGCCAACGGGTGCTGCCGCAGCACTGGCTTACTCAACTTTACTTACATTATTTTCAAATCAAGTTGATGAGACCGCACAAGGTTGGGTAATGGGCATTACTGGTGCCATTATGGCTTTTGCATTTGGATTAAATGGTGCGGTAGTCGGAATGCTTGCTAATATTAATATTTATTTGCCCATGGTTATCACGACGATTGGATTATTATTTTCAGCCTTGTTAATGAAATTCCTTGCATAG
- a CDS encoding P-loop NTPase has translation MNQNNEFDILSPARSAELKPVKVIAISGGKGGIGKTNIALNLSIALSQLKQQVLLLDADLALSNVDVLLGIKVRRNLQDVLSGRAQLEDIIIRGPHGVLIAPATTGISAMAELSLTEQASIIHAFSTLRYDVDVMLIDTAAGISASVLNFTHAAQEVVVVVCNEPTSITDAYALIKVLSRQYGIQQFQILSNMTHQSDEGKMIYNKLRKVSDEFLQVSLQYLGAIPYDDHVRLAVRHQRPFLDEFPTCRAALALRHIAKQIYDWKTPLNATGRMSFFFERLLQTGTQVVR, from the coding sequence ATGAATCAAAATAATGAATTCGATATACTTTCTCCGGCGCGGAGTGCTGAATTAAAGCCGGTAAAAGTCATTGCCATTTCTGGCGGCAAAGGTGGTATTGGTAAAACCAATATTGCCTTGAATTTATCAATAGCACTGTCGCAATTAAAACAACAAGTCTTATTATTAGATGCAGATTTAGCCTTATCGAATGTCGATGTTTTGCTAGGGATTAAAGTTCGGCGTAATTTACAAGATGTTTTAAGTGGGCGTGCGCAATTAGAAGATATTATTATTCGTGGTCCTCATGGTGTGTTAATTGCGCCTGCAACCACGGGAATTTCAGCTATGGCAGAATTAAGTTTAACAGAACAAGCCAGTATCATTCATGCCTTTTCTACTTTACGCTACGATGTCGATGTTATGTTGATTGATACTGCGGCAGGAATTTCCGCTAGCGTCTTAAATTTTACTCACGCCGCGCAAGAAGTCGTGGTAGTGGTGTGTAACGAACCCACTTCAATTACGGATGCTTATGCCCTCATTAAAGTGTTGTCACGACAATATGGAATTCAACAATTTCAAATTTTATCGAATATGACGCATCAATCCGATGAGGGAAAAATGATCTATAATAAATTACGGAAGGTCAGCGATGAATTTTTACAAGTAAGCTTGCAATATCTTGGTGCGATACCCTATGATGATCATGTGCGTTTAGCCGTGCGACATCAACGTCCATTCTTGGATGAATTTCCAACCTGTCGCGCCGCACTGGCGCTTCGCCATATTGCAAAACAAATTTATGACTGGAAAACACCGCTTAATGCAACGGGACGAATGAGTTTTTTCTTTGAGCGGTTACTACAAACGGGAACGCAGGTGGTACGATGA
- the flhF gene encoding flagellar biosynthesis protein FlhF, with the protein MKTKTFFAASMREALNKVKEEFGSEAILLEQQEVPGGIELKAGIHEATVTENHEELYHPAKIIASDESPSDDPIEVRDFILKHTKLTPIEPEILVENKPSSADPQLITEIFNELKELRYALQYQTSQFVTQQNFERNPYHGLLYRKLFHLGFHRKVCRQICAGINYEQNFQNVWEDALQHLENLISIDDIDLLEKGGVVALIGPTGVGKTTTIAKLATRFCLEHHPNDLVLITTDSYRVAGREQLFTYGRLLGVPVEVVNDGRELNQILNHYREKKLILIDTAGVSQRDNINLAKNIELLSSTEHTIRAYLTLTATSQINVLNEIVDAFNTTNLAGLMVTKLDESTQLGAIISAAILHHLNLTYFSTGQHVPEDLQQFSKSQLIKLLVQSSEAPEGEQPEENFLIAGEDYYESK; encoded by the coding sequence ATGAAAACGAAAACTTTTTTTGCGGCTAGCATGCGTGAAGCACTGAATAAAGTAAAAGAAGAATTTGGTAGTGAAGCCATTTTGTTGGAACAACAGGAAGTTCCTGGCGGTATTGAATTAAAAGCCGGAATACATGAAGCCACTGTGACTGAGAATCATGAAGAGCTCTATCATCCTGCTAAAATTATTGCGAGCGATGAAAGCCCCAGTGATGATCCTATTGAAGTGCGCGATTTTATTTTAAAACATACTAAGTTGACACCTATCGAACCAGAAATACTCGTGGAAAATAAACCATCTTCAGCCGATCCACAATTAATCACTGAAATTTTTAATGAGTTAAAAGAATTGCGTTATGCACTACAGTATCAAACCTCACAATTTGTTACGCAACAAAATTTTGAGCGTAATCCTTATCACGGATTATTGTATCGAAAATTATTTCATTTAGGCTTTCATCGTAAAGTGTGTCGTCAAATTTGTGCCGGTATTAATTACGAACAAAATTTTCAAAACGTTTGGGAAGACGCATTACAACATCTAGAAAATTTGATCAGTATTGATGATATTGATTTATTAGAGAAGGGCGGAGTGGTGGCATTAATTGGTCCCACAGGGGTAGGAAAAACCACGACAATTGCTAAATTAGCCACACGTTTTTGCTTAGAACATCATCCCAATGATTTAGTATTAATTACCACCGACTCTTATCGCGTTGCAGGACGAGAACAATTATTTACTTATGGTCGTTTATTAGGTGTGCCAGTGGAGGTGGTCAATGATGGACGTGAATTAAATCAAATACTCAATCACTATCGCGAAAAAAAATTAATTCTAATTGATACTGCTGGAGTCAGTCAGCGTGATAATATTAATCTGGCTAAAAACATTGAATTATTATCAAGCACTGAACACACTATTCGAGCTTATTTAACGCTAACAGCCACGAGTCAAATTAATGTGTTAAATGAAATCGTTGATGCGTTTAATACCACCAATTTGGCGGGATTAATGGTAACCAAACTGGATGAAAGCACTCAGCTTGGCGCTATTATCAGCGCGGCCATTTTACATCATTTAAATTTAACCTATTTTAGTACAGGTCAGCATGTACCAGAAGACTTACAACAGTTTTCAAAATCACAACTTATTAAACTTCTCGTACAATCTAGTGAAGCCCCAGAAGGTGAACAACCCGAAGAGAATTTTTTAATTGCTGGAGAAGATTATTATGAATCAAAATAA
- a CDS encoding RNA polymerase sigma factor FliA, with protein sequence MTDIELYKKTAQPAINIEDYVEKYAYIVKRNAYHLLSRLPKSVQVEDLIQAGMIGLIEAAQRFDPSKQVTFETYANIRIRGTMLDDLRKSSWMPRSVHHNMRKIAEAIHKIENETGQEAQTKDIIKELGVDIDTYSEMAGAAQANELFSFEDLHEDNLNFEQDSADPYEETQKLEIHGHLKDILKTLPDREQAVLSFYYSDRLRFKEIGDVLGIGEARVCQIHGQALARLQSRLKKYVQQRE encoded by the coding sequence ATGACGGATATTGAGTTATATAAAAAAACAGCTCAACCAGCCATAAATATCGAAGATTACGTCGAAAAATATGCCTATATCGTAAAACGCAATGCCTATCATTTATTATCTCGTCTCCCCAAAAGCGTGCAAGTCGAAGATTTAATTCAAGCAGGAATGATTGGATTAATTGAAGCAGCGCAACGTTTTGATCCCAGCAAACAAGTGACTTTTGAAACCTATGCCAATATTCGTATTCGCGGTACGATGTTGGATGATTTACGTAAATCCAGTTGGATGCCACGCTCAGTTCATCATAACATGCGTAAAATTGCTGAGGCGATCCACAAAATTGAAAATGAAACGGGACAAGAAGCTCAAACCAAAGACATTATTAAAGAATTAGGTGTTGATATCGATACCTATTCTGAAATGGCGGGAGCAGCACAGGCTAATGAATTATTCAGTTTTGAAGATTTGCATGAAGATAATTTAAATTTCGAGCAGGATTCTGCTGATCCGTATGAGGAAACCCAAAAATTGGAAATACATGGACATTTAAAAGATATTTTAAAAACGTTACCCGATCGCGAGCAAGCCGTATTGAGTTTTTATTATAGCGATCGCTTACGTTTTAAAGAAATAGGCGATGTCTTAGGCATTGGTGAAGCACGGGTGTGCCAAATACACGGACAAGCATTGGCGCGTTTACAATCACGCTTAAAAAAATATGTTCAGCAACGAGAGTAG